One window of the Falco biarmicus isolate bFalBia1 chromosome 2, bFalBia1.pri, whole genome shotgun sequence genome contains the following:
- the SENP7 gene encoding sentrin-specific protease 7 isoform X5 — translation MEGRISSSCWKSSANNREPSTKGRRQKDCHRHSSNDQESTGQPKVILTNVLRTKIGRKYTQAQSKTGANFSDAGKLQSDQPPSSSVASLKIWQILNPTLQSLFLSKRQPKVILTNVLRTKIGRKYIDSHVRIDAKLSAADKLQSGQLPSSSVASLKTCQMLYSPHESSFLSERSKHCLRKTDDDLCKLAKVSKEPEKKNACNSRRQELQKKENKNYDELEKRSRNMNTTLSQKELGSFDSEKRKRRSSGLISDDCNAHIPEKSLLLSEEQRLSSTLFPGCRMLCEDGQVRRSDVILVPDCIPQPLERDYKNSSTHNCFRSVHSCTEEPSSESPPRNLSEKQLSATSEDVISPQVNTIRKFKKDTSQYPSKLRNRICRGNQQLVSVDPIVLSSDDEDGPSEPKGTELLLQDNFTDDEETDKQSDFCFSAKQLENKKESHTKQFLTESIEDKCPVSLPSGSTPRKQLNPALDVEFDSLYMGKFKWLSTGHARFRTNYITIPFQVAFNKNIKLTVDTLNLRRFGLWRSDDGCSSTMIIFLWLSVDYVEKIETQLGKLITSKPSISSEFVFLELSQPLTEREEDRLTELITDVSKKNRAPDLPEILSLKQALPLFKDLSPEESSFMSYNKYLLKQCMSKENTSDAREPAVQGSKREVARPSYALASKQSGGCYSISLSSALNEEWKEVREAGAVKNLIVYPPPPAKGGLGVTREDLECLEYGKFLNDVIIDFYLKYLLLEKVPKHIADRTHIFSSFFYKCLTRTEKNSEGDLKVSVAQRRHRRVRTWTRHINIFSKDYIFVPVNEESHWYIAVICFPWLEEAVYEDCPHQNSLHHQPQQSLLLSESENPTTGSVLAFTGNCKDEEEMDANRSFFSKGGSEIAASASVLDSGISRALYTHLRFFESWFCAENSSGFERVP, via the exons GCAACCCAAAGTTATCTTGACGAATGTTCTGAGGAcgaaaataggaagaaaatacacacaGGCGCAGTCTAAAACTGGTGCTAATTTTTCTGATGCTGGCAAGCTGCAGTCAGATCAACCACCCTCATCATCTGTTGCCAGCCTAAAGATATGGCAGATTTTAAACCCTACTCTCCAAAGCCTTTTTCTGTCTAAAAG GCAACCCAAAGTTATCTTGACGAATGTCCTGAGGACGAaaattggaagaaaatacatagaCAGCCACGTAAGAATTGATGCAAAGTTATCTGCTGCTGACAAATTACAGTCGGGTCAACTACCCTCATCATCTGTTGCCAGCCTAAAGACATGTCAAATGTTATATTCTCCTCATGAAAgttcttttctgtctgaaag GTCTAAGCATTGCCTGAGAAAGACAGATGATGATCTGTGTAAATTGGCCAAGGTTTCTaaggaaccagaaaaaaaaaatgcctgcaaTTCCAGAagacaggagctgcagaagaaag aaaacaagaactATGATGAACTGGAAAAGAGGAGCAGAAACATGAACACTACTCTTAGTCAGAAGGAATTGGGCTCTTTTGAttctgagaaaaggaagagaagatcTAGTGGCCTTATTTCTGATGATTGTAATGCACACATTCCAGAAAAATCACTACTTCTGTCT GAAGAGCAAAGATTGAGTTCAACTCTGTTCCCTGGCTGCAGAATGCTCTGTGAGGATGGACAAGTTCGCAGATCTGATGTAATTCTGGTGCCAGATTGTATTCCCCAGCCATTAGAGAGAGACTATAAAAACAGTTCTACCCACAACTGCTTCAGGTCTGTTCACAGCTGCACAGAGGAACCTAGCTCTGAGTCTCCTCCCAGAAATTTGTCAGAGAAACAGCTTTCTGCCACCAGTGAGGATGTGATTTCACCACAAGTTAATACCATCAGGAAATTTAAGAAGGACACATCACAGTACCCGAGCAAGCTGCGGAACAGAATCTGCAGGGGTAATCAGCAACTTGTTTCAGTTGACCCAA ttGTCCTTTCCAGTGATGATGAAGATGGACCTTCTGAACCAaaaggcacagagctgctgctgcaggataACTTCACTGATGATGAAGAAACAGACAAACAGTCTGACTTCTGTTTCTCAGCAAAGCAActggaaaacaagaaggaaagtCACACAAAACAG TTTTTAACAGAGTCAATTGAAGATAAATGTCCTGTCAGCTTGCCTTCTGGAAGCACACCGAGAAAACAACTGAACCCAGCATTGGATGTTGAATTTGATAGTCTGTACATGGGGAAATTTAAATGGTTGTCAACAGGTCATGCTAGG TTTAGAACCAATTATATTACGATCCCATTTCAGg TGGCTTTTAATAAGAATATTAAGCTGACAGTGGATACTCTGAATCTGAGAAGGTTTGGCTTGTGGAGAAGTGATGATGGCTGTTCTTCAACAATGATCATATTCCTTTGGTTGTCTGTGGATTATGTAGAAAAGATTGAAACCCAATTGGGAAAGCTCATTACCAGCAAGCCAT CCATATCTAGTGAATTTGTGTTTCTTGAACTGTCCCAACCACTCACAGAACGGGAAGAAGACAGACTGACTGAGTTGATTACAGATGTGAGCAAAAAGAACAGAGCTCCGGATCTCCCTGAAATTTTGTCTCTGAAGCAAGCATTACCCTTATTTAAGGACCTTTCTCCTGAAGAGAGTTCTTTTATGAGTTACAATAAGTATCTACTAAAGCAATGTATGTCAAAAGAGAATACCTCAGATGCTCGTGAGCCTGCAGTTCAG gGATCAAAACGAGAAGTGGCCAGGCCCAGTTATGCCCTTGCGAGTAAGCAGAGTGGTGGTTGCTATTCTATCTCTTTGTCCTCTGCACTGAATGAAGAATGGAAAGAAGTAAGAGAAGCTGGAGCAGTTAAAAA tttaaTTGTTTATCCACCTCCACCTGCCAAAGGAGGACTGGGAGTCACAAGGGAAGACCTAGAGTGCTTAGAATATGGCAAGTTTCTCAATGATGTCATCATTGATTTCTATCTTAA ataCCTTTTGTTGGAGAAGGTGCCAAAACATATTGCTGATCGTACACACATTTTTAGTAGTTTCTTCTATAAGTGCCTgaccagaacagaaaaaaactctgAGGGAGATCTCAAAGTTTC AGTGGCACAGAGAAGACACAGAAGAGTAAGAACATGGACTCGTCATATAAACATCTTCAGTAAAGATTATATCTTTGTGCCTGTGAATGAGGA GTCTCATTGGTACATTGCAGTTATCTGTTTTCCTTGGTTAGAAGAAGCTGTGTATGAGGACTGTCCCCATCAGAATTCATTGCATCACCAGCCTCAACAGTCTCTGCTTTTGTCAGAGAGTGAGAACCCTACAACTGGCTCAGTGTTGGCCTTTACTGGTAACTGCAAggatgaagaagaaatggaTGCTAACAGAAGTTTCTTCTCAAAAG GTGGCAGTGAAATCGCTGCTTCTGCTTCAGTCCTGGATTCAGGTATTTCTAGA GCCTTGTATACTCATCTTAGATTCTTTGAAAGCTGGTTCTGTGCAGAAAACAGTTCAGGTTTTGAGAGA gTACCTTGA
- the SENP7 gene encoding sentrin-specific protease 7 isoform X4, with amino-acid sequence MIKNQLDFSAVFMIYCYIYGRQPKVILTNVLRTKIGRKYIDSHVRIDAKLSAADKLQSGQLPSSSVASLKTCQMLYSPHESSFLSERSKHCLRKTDDDLCKLAKVSKEPEKKNACNSRRQELQKKENKNYDELEKRSRNMNTTLSQKELGSFDSEKRKRRSSGLISDDCNAHIPEKSLLLSEEQRLSSTLFPGCRMLCEDGQVRRSDVILVPDCIPQPLERDYKNSSTHNCFRSVHSCTEEPSSESPPRNLSEKQLSATSEDVISPQVNTIRKFKKDTSQYPSKLRNRICRGNQQLVSVDPIVLSSDDEDGPSEPKGTELLLQDNFTDDEETDKQSDFCFSAKQLENKKESHTKQFLTESIEDKCPVSLPSGSTPRKQLNPALDVEFDSLYMGKFKWLSTGHARFRTNYITIPFQVAFNKNIKLTVDTLNLRRFGLWRSDDGCSSTMIIFLWLSVDYVEKIETQLGKLITSKPSISSEFVFLELSQPLTEREEDRLTELITDVSKKNRAPDLPEILSLKQALPLFKDLSPEESSFMSYNKYLLKQCMSKENTSDAREPAVQGSKREVARPSYALASKQSGGCYSISLSSALNEEWKEVREAGAVKNLIVYPPPPAKGGLGVTREDLECLEYGKFLNDVIIDFYLKYLLLEKVPKHIADRTHIFSSFFYKCLTRTEKNSEGDLKVSVAQRRHRRVRTWTRHINIFSKDYIFVPVNEESHWYIAVICFPWLEEAVYEDCPHQNSLHHQPQQSLLLSESENPTTGSVLAFTGNCKDEEEMDANRSFFSKGGSEIAASASVLDSGISRISLSNSKRQICKRPCILILDSLKAGSVQKTVQVLREYLEVEWEAKRKTQREFNKSTMMDLCPRVPKQDNSSDCGVYLLQYVESFLQNPIVNFEQPLHLEKWFPRQVIRSKREEIRDLILQLHFQQHSGSSS; translated from the exons ATTTCAGTGCAGTATTTATGATTTACTGTTATATATATGGCAGGCAACCCAAAGTTATCTTGACGAATGTCCTGAGGACGAaaattggaagaaaatacatagaCAGCCACGTAAGAATTGATGCAAAGTTATCTGCTGCTGACAAATTACAGTCGGGTCAACTACCCTCATCATCTGTTGCCAGCCTAAAGACATGTCAAATGTTATATTCTCCTCATGAAAgttcttttctgtctgaaag GTCTAAGCATTGCCTGAGAAAGACAGATGATGATCTGTGTAAATTGGCCAAGGTTTCTaaggaaccagaaaaaaaaaatgcctgcaaTTCCAGAagacaggagctgcagaagaaag aaaacaagaactATGATGAACTGGAAAAGAGGAGCAGAAACATGAACACTACTCTTAGTCAGAAGGAATTGGGCTCTTTTGAttctgagaaaaggaagagaagatcTAGTGGCCTTATTTCTGATGATTGTAATGCACACATTCCAGAAAAATCACTACTTCTGTCT GAAGAGCAAAGATTGAGTTCAACTCTGTTCCCTGGCTGCAGAATGCTCTGTGAGGATGGACAAGTTCGCAGATCTGATGTAATTCTGGTGCCAGATTGTATTCCCCAGCCATTAGAGAGAGACTATAAAAACAGTTCTACCCACAACTGCTTCAGGTCTGTTCACAGCTGCACAGAGGAACCTAGCTCTGAGTCTCCTCCCAGAAATTTGTCAGAGAAACAGCTTTCTGCCACCAGTGAGGATGTGATTTCACCACAAGTTAATACCATCAGGAAATTTAAGAAGGACACATCACAGTACCCGAGCAAGCTGCGGAACAGAATCTGCAGGGGTAATCAGCAACTTGTTTCAGTTGACCCAA ttGTCCTTTCCAGTGATGATGAAGATGGACCTTCTGAACCAaaaggcacagagctgctgctgcaggataACTTCACTGATGATGAAGAAACAGACAAACAGTCTGACTTCTGTTTCTCAGCAAAGCAActggaaaacaagaaggaaagtCACACAAAACAG TTTTTAACAGAGTCAATTGAAGATAAATGTCCTGTCAGCTTGCCTTCTGGAAGCACACCGAGAAAACAACTGAACCCAGCATTGGATGTTGAATTTGATAGTCTGTACATGGGGAAATTTAAATGGTTGTCAACAGGTCATGCTAGG TTTAGAACCAATTATATTACGATCCCATTTCAGg TGGCTTTTAATAAGAATATTAAGCTGACAGTGGATACTCTGAATCTGAGAAGGTTTGGCTTGTGGAGAAGTGATGATGGCTGTTCTTCAACAATGATCATATTCCTTTGGTTGTCTGTGGATTATGTAGAAAAGATTGAAACCCAATTGGGAAAGCTCATTACCAGCAAGCCAT CCATATCTAGTGAATTTGTGTTTCTTGAACTGTCCCAACCACTCACAGAACGGGAAGAAGACAGACTGACTGAGTTGATTACAGATGTGAGCAAAAAGAACAGAGCTCCGGATCTCCCTGAAATTTTGTCTCTGAAGCAAGCATTACCCTTATTTAAGGACCTTTCTCCTGAAGAGAGTTCTTTTATGAGTTACAATAAGTATCTACTAAAGCAATGTATGTCAAAAGAGAATACCTCAGATGCTCGTGAGCCTGCAGTTCAG gGATCAAAACGAGAAGTGGCCAGGCCCAGTTATGCCCTTGCGAGTAAGCAGAGTGGTGGTTGCTATTCTATCTCTTTGTCCTCTGCACTGAATGAAGAATGGAAAGAAGTAAGAGAAGCTGGAGCAGTTAAAAA tttaaTTGTTTATCCACCTCCACCTGCCAAAGGAGGACTGGGAGTCACAAGGGAAGACCTAGAGTGCTTAGAATATGGCAAGTTTCTCAATGATGTCATCATTGATTTCTATCTTAA ataCCTTTTGTTGGAGAAGGTGCCAAAACATATTGCTGATCGTACACACATTTTTAGTAGTTTCTTCTATAAGTGCCTgaccagaacagaaaaaaactctgAGGGAGATCTCAAAGTTTC AGTGGCACAGAGAAGACACAGAAGAGTAAGAACATGGACTCGTCATATAAACATCTTCAGTAAAGATTATATCTTTGTGCCTGTGAATGAGGA GTCTCATTGGTACATTGCAGTTATCTGTTTTCCTTGGTTAGAAGAAGCTGTGTATGAGGACTGTCCCCATCAGAATTCATTGCATCACCAGCCTCAACAGTCTCTGCTTTTGTCAGAGAGTGAGAACCCTACAACTGGCTCAGTGTTGGCCTTTACTGGTAACTGCAAggatgaagaagaaatggaTGCTAACAGAAGTTTCTTCTCAAAAG GTGGCAGTGAAATCGCTGCTTCTGCTTCAGTCCTGGATTCAGGTATTTCTAGA ATCTCCCTAAGTAATTCCAAAAGGCAGATTTGTAAAAG GCCTTGTATACTCATCTTAGATTCTTTGAAAGCTGGTTCTGTGCAGAAAACAGTTCAGGTTTTGAGAGA gTACCTTGAAGTGGAATGGGAAGCTAAACGAAAAACGCAGCGAGAATTCAATAAATCAACAATGATGGACCTCTGTCCCAGAGTGCCTAAACAAGATAACAGCAGTGATTGTGGGGTCTATTTGCTGCAATATGTGGAAAGCTTCCTCCAG AATCCCATAGTTAACTTTGAACAGCCACTGCATCTGGAGAAGTGGTTCCCTCGTCAGGTGATcagaagcaaaagagaagaaatcagAGACCTGATCTTGCAACTGCACTTTCAGCAGCAtagtggcagcagcagctaa